The genomic segment GTCGGAGCTGCTCGAGCTCAAGGGCATGAAGATCTACGCCAACCGCCACGAGGCGGACGGTGTGCGCAAAGTCACCGGCATTTCCGAGACCGACCTGGCGCCGGTCGACAGCGGCGACGTGGTGCGGATCGGGAACGTCGAGATCGAGTTCCTGCACACGCCGGGTCACACGCCCGGGTCACAGTGCTTCCGCGTGAAGAACGCCCTGGTGTCGGGCGACACGCTCTTCATCCAGGGCTGCGGCCGCGTCGACCTGCCGGGCAGCGACCCCGACGAGATGTTCAACAGCCTGCGCAAGCTCGCGTCGCTGCCGGACGACACCGTGCTCTACCCCGGTCACGACTACGGCGGCGGCCCGCACCGCACCCTGGCCGAGACCAAGCGCATGAACGCCTATCTGCGGATCCCCGATCTGGAGACGTGGCGGGAGCTGATGGGCGGTTAGGGCGGGGCGAGCGAGGGCCGCCCCCAGCGAAGTTGCACGGGACGCGCCCCCTGCCTTAGAGTGCGCCGCGACCCCCTTTGGGCGTGCCACGGGCACCCCATTCGTACGGACCCTTCGCACGGAGTTTTGCCCCTCATGAAGATCCTCGTCTGCCTGAAGCAAGTGCCGCACAAGGATGCGCGGCTCGAGCTCGCGCCCGACGGCAAGTGGATTTCGGACGCGAACATCAAGTTCGAGATCAACGACTACGACAACTACGCGCTGGAAGAGGCGCTGCGGGCCAAGGACAAGGACCCCGCGACCGAGGTCGTGGTCGTGACCGTGGGGCCGGACCGCGTGCAGCAGTCACTGCGCACGGCGCTGGGCATGGGCGCCGACCGTGCGGTCCAGGTCTGGGACGACGGCCTGGCCGGCGCCGACTCACTCACCATCGCCAAGACCGTGGCGGCGGTGGCGAAGGCCGAGAAGGCCGACCTCGTGCTCATGGGTCTGATGTCGGACGACACCAACTATTCCCTCACGGGCCCGATGCTCGCGGCGCTGCTCGGCGTGCCGCATGCGACCGGCATCGTGTCGGCCAAGGTCGACGGCGGCCAGGTCGAGGTCGAGCGCGAGCTCGAGGGCGGCGCGCTCGAGGTCGTGAAGCTGCCGCTGCCGTGTCTCTTGACCGCGCAGACCGGCATGAACGAGGTCCGCTACGCCTCGCTCAAGGGCA from the Myxococcota bacterium genome contains:
- a CDS encoding MBL fold metallo-hydrolase, coding for MDDELFLEQIECGPMQNFVYAVGSRATREVALVDPAWNVSGIVEHVRKQGLEPVCALVTHYHPDHVGGRMMGQTIEGLSELLELKGMKIYANRHEADGVRKVTGISETDLAPVDSGDVVRIGNVEIEFLHTPGHTPGSQCFRVKNALVSGDTLFIQGCGRVDLPGSDPDEMFNSLRKLASLPDDTVLYPGHDYGGGPHRTLAETKRMNAYLRIPDLETWRELMGG
- a CDS encoding electron transfer flavoprotein subunit beta/FixA family protein, with product MKILVCLKQVPHKDARLELAPDGKWISDANIKFEINDYDNYALEEALRAKDKDPATEVVVVTVGPDRVQQSLRTALGMGADRAVQVWDDGLAGADSLTIAKTVAAVAKAEKADLVLMGLMSDDTNYSLTGPMLAALLGVPHATGIVSAKVDGGQVEVERELEGGALEVVKLPLPCLLTAQTGMNEVRYASLKGIMQAKKKPLDKKSLADVGLSAGAVAPKTKIEKIYTPPKGAGAEILSGSKDEVAQKFVGKVKELGLL